In Candidatus Woesebacteria bacterium, one DNA window encodes the following:
- a CDS encoding Hydrolase, haloacid dehalogenase-like family, with amino-acid sequence MLKAVIFDLNGTILDDEDNYTDAFRYVLHLLGVETGNDFTHTRGVGVKENWIDFKLRYNIKTKKSLDELVSLTQKAYLKEFDKVKLRKGFLKFVKNLKLLGIKTAIATSNDYSMVEKFFDKFGLEEYFDVVTSAEEVSLNKPSPQIFLLTAEKLGLEPYECLVFEDSEAGVEAAHLAGMAVVGIAKDGKSDFKKAQKVIHNFKDFKLLPQERVIN; translated from the coding sequence ATGCTTAAAGCGGTCATTTTTGATTTGAACGGCACAATTTTGGATGATGAAGATAATTACACTGACGCGTTTCGTTATGTACTTCATCTTTTGGGGGTTGAAACTGGTAATGATTTTACTCACACAAGAGGTGTTGGGGTAAAGGAAAATTGGATAGATTTTAAGTTACGATACAATATTAAGACTAAAAAGAGTCTTGATGAGCTTGTTTCTTTAACGCAAAAGGCATATCTTAAGGAGTTTGATAAAGTCAAACTGAGGAAGGGTTTTTTGAAATTTGTCAAAAATCTCAAACTTTTGGGTATCAAAACTGCTATTGCCACCTCAAACGATTACAGTATGGTGGAGAAGTTTTTTGATAAGTTTGGGCTTGAAGAATATTTTGACGTTGTTACTTCAGCAGAAGAAGTTTCTTTAAATAAGCCATCTCCTCAAATTTTTCTTTTGACTGCTGAAAAATTGGGTCTTGAGCCATATGAGTGTTTGGTTTTTGAGGATAGTGAAGCTGGGGTTGAGGCTGCTCATTTAGCTGGAATGGCTGTTGTGGGAATAGCAAAAGATGGAAAAAGTGATTTTAAAAAAGCGCAGAAAGTGATTCACAATTTCAAGGATTTCAAGCTTTTGCCGCAGGAAAGGGTAATTAATTAA
- a CDS encoding SH3 type 3 domain protein has protein sequence MLYFLLVNKNYLLFLFLFVLGISFGLLLGPRSYTKVEVKPPLVSSFLKTPLPIEDKRITLIAVGDILLARKVNYKMVMMNNFNWPFEKVADFLKSSDFTFANLELPLVENCKPTETGMVFCGDKRGALGLVFAGIDACNLANNHSLNYGEDGLSQTKQILKNAGIASFGGADIFRKEIKGVRFSFLGFNEVGLGEGAYKKLLSQVASQVESERKLADVVVVSFHWGNEYTENISSRQKELAHLAIDSGGDLVIGHHPHWVQGQEEYKGKRIFYSLGNFVFDQMWSEKTKEGLVIRLTFDSDNLLKVEEFPVKIEDFGQPYLEVTY, from the coding sequence ATGCTATATTTTCTTTTAGTGAATAAAAATTATCTTCTTTTCTTATTTCTTTTTGTCTTGGGTATTTCTTTTGGCCTTTTATTAGGTCCTAGGTCTTATACGAAAGTAGAAGTTAAACCACCACTTGTTTCTTCATTTTTAAAAACACCTCTTCCTATTGAAGACAAAAGGATAACATTGATTGCAGTTGGTGATATTCTTCTTGCCCGCAAAGTAAATTATAAAATGGTTATGATGAATAATTTTAACTGGCCCTTTGAAAAAGTGGCAGATTTTTTGAAATCTTCCGATTTTACTTTTGCCAATCTTGAGTTGCCGCTTGTTGAAAATTGTAAGCCGACTGAAACAGGTATGGTTTTTTGTGGTGATAAAAGGGGAGCCTTGGGGCTTGTTTTTGCCGGTATTGATGCCTGTAATTTGGCCAATAATCATTCTTTAAACTACGGTGAAGATGGCTTGTCTCAAACTAAGCAAATACTTAAAAATGCAGGTATTGCAAGTTTTGGAGGCGCTGATATTTTTAGGAAAGAAATAAAAGGTGTTAGGTTTTCCTTTTTGGGTTTTAATGAAGTGGGTTTAGGAGAGGGAGCTTATAAAAAACTTTTATCTCAAGTTGCATCACAAGTAGAATCTGAGAGAAAGTTGGCGGATGTTGTTGTTGTCAGTTTTCATTGGGGAAATGAGTATACAGAGAATATATCATCAAGACAGAAGGAGTTAGCGCATTTGGCGATTGATTCAGGAGGAGATTTGGTGATTGGTCACCATCCGCATTGGGTTCAAGGTCAGGAAGAATATAAAGGCAAGCGAATTTTTTATAGTTTGGGTAATTTTGTCTTTGACCAGATGTGGAGCGAGAAGACAAAAGAAGGTCTTGTCATTCGTCTCACTTTCGACAGTGATAATCTTTTAAAAGTGGAAGAATTCCCAGTTAAAATAGAAGACTTTGGCCAACCATATTTGGAAGTGACTTATTAG